Proteins co-encoded in one Girardinichthys multiradiatus isolate DD_20200921_A chromosome 11, DD_fGirMul_XY1, whole genome shotgun sequence genomic window:
- the pgap2 gene encoding post-GPI attachment to proteins factor 2 translates to MLQGPLSNLDRDRPLIRVPFTIFAVATVLLPLTGLLVCLITSLLYHYEDSTYTHCQVSNYLPSISSAISRVPELYIWRSCIGLHSAPRYLVTVAYFNFYRGRFAARLPELLLSCLALICCVAENTGLVLLTYVASTEAYKVHKYGFIVFIACSQLHMLITCRLWYVIKRTYVSPEEKTSFLWKVRIFLFNISCCAAAAYFFRRHNKYCETGGESSRC, encoded by the exons aTGCTCCAGGGCCCGTTGAGCAACCTGGACCGGGACCGGCCTCTCATCCGGGTGCCCTTCACCATCTTTGCTGTGGCGACGGTTCTACTCCCTCTGACGGGCCTCCTGGTCTGTCTCATCACCTCGCTGCTGTACCACTACGAGGACTCCACCTACACCCACTGTCAG GTGTCCAACTACCTCCCGTCCATCAGCTCCGCCATCAGCCGCGTCCCCGAGCTCTACATCTGGCGCAGCTGCATCGGCCTCCACTCGGCGCCGCGCTACCTGGTGACCGTGGCCTACTTTAACTTCTACCGTGGCCGCTTCGCCGCCCGGCTGCCGGAGCTGCTGCTGAGCTGCCTGGCTCTCATCTGCTGCGTGGCTGAGAACACGGGCCTGGTGCTGCTGACCTACGTGGCGTCCACAGAAGCCTACA AGGTTCATAAATACGGCTTCATCGTGTTCATCGCCTGCTCGCAGCTGCACATGCTCATTACATGCAGACTGTGGTATGTGATCAAGAGGACCTACGTCAGTCCAGAG GAGAAAACATCCTTCCTGTGGAAGGTCCGCATCTTCCTGTTCAACATCAGCTGCTGCGCCGCCGCCGCCTACTTCTTCAGGCGCCACAACAAGTACTGCGAGACAGGAGGTGAGTCCAGCCGCTGCTGA